The Arachis hypogaea cultivar Tifrunner chromosome 16, arahy.Tifrunner.gnm2.J5K5, whole genome shotgun sequence genome contains a region encoding:
- the LOC112755358 gene encoding uncharacterized protein, whose protein sequence is MPRSIHRATTTYSTLLWSSPSPLPSSSVLAADLCPSPSFLAPLSPSFIRSIPLLSSSRSLSASVRRRSLCRRRGTRGHGRSHSSAASSLAGNERWRGSQRVERRRQHRGAPSPPSSSTSRVPMQSQPQETSSAYYILQQYTASGGQKLQNSIRNAYAM, encoded by the exons ATGCCCCGCTCTATCCACAGAGCCACCACCACCTACTCCACTCTTCTCTGGTCTTCGCCGTCGCCGTTGCCGTCCAGCTCAGTTCTCGCTGCCGATCTCTGCCCATCACCCTCGTTCTTAGCTCCTCTCTCCCCGTCGTTCATTCGCAgtatccctcttctctcttcgAGTCGTTCGTTATCAGCCTCAGTACGCCGTCGTTCTCTCTGCCGTCGTCGTGGCACCCGCGGGCATGGTCGTTCTCACTCCTCAGCGGCGTCATCCTTAGCAGGCAACGAGCGATGGCGTGGATCTCAGCGAGTTGAGCGTCGTCGTCAGCACCGTGGTGCTCCCTCTCCCCCTTCATCCTCCACTTCCAGAGTTCCAATGCAGTCTCAGCCTCAG GAAACTTCATCTGCTTATTATATATTGCAGCAGTATACTGCCTCTGGAGGGCAGAAGTTGCAGAACtcaataagaaatgcatatgcaATGTGA